The DNA sequence GCCGCCAGCGGTGCGACAATCGCTGCAGCCAAAAGTCCAATCAGCCCCCCCCCCCGGTTGTCATTACGTCCGTGACCGCCCAGGATAGCCCCCCAGCGTGCCATCGTCGCCAGTATGCTGATTGCCCCGGCAAAAGTGGCGACCAGAGTTCCAATCAGCATATCCTTGTTGATGATGTGGGCAAACTCGTGGGCAATGACTCCCTCCAATTCGGTCTCGTTGAGCATTTCCAGCATCCCCTCGGTCACGGCCACTGCGGCATGATCCACGTTCCGTCCAGTGGCAAACGCATTGGGAGCTTTGGACGGCACGATGTAAATCCTGGGCATGGGAATGTCCGATGCGGTCTGTACTCGACGGACCACACGGTACAGTAGGGGATGATCCTGCTCTTTGATTTCCCGGGCTTTGTACATTTTTATAACGATCTTATCGGAAAACCAATAGCTGAAGAAATTCATCACAACCGCCAGCCCGAAGGCCATCATCATGCCGGACTGTCCCCCGACCATATAGCCCACCCCTGCAAACAACAGCAGCATGGTCAGCATCAAAGCGAATACTTTTAGTGTGTTCATTTTCTTACTAAGCCTCAGTAAAATCTACTTTGTTCCACCTCTGTAGGTCAACATCTTTTTTCTTCAATAGATATAGCGTAGACTTCTGGAGAAGGTTCCAAAAAGCTATCGGTAGTACCATCTCGGAATCGAATGCAGAGCGTGGTATGACAGCAGTTAGCAACTACTATCCTCGGGCCTGCCGACAACCGCTCGGTTCCGGCAGACCCTCGATATTCTATCTTGTCCGTTTGCGCTTCGAACGACCAAACGAGATGTTTTCCGTATTATAGGCTGGAAGCGGAGGCTTGTCCGTCTCCGACTTGCTGTCAGGTTTGGATGTTCGAGCCGGACCACGACGTGTCCGTGACCGTCCAAACGTAGCTGCCGGTTCGGGTGCTGCCTTTTTCGGTTCCTCTGCCTTGTCGTCGCTGTCAGGTAGATTGTTCTCAACCTGTTTCTCAACCTCTATCGGAGCCGCCTCGATTGTCCTGGTTTCCACCTTCACACTATTGACGGGATCGGGTTGCGAATGCTCTCCGGCTCCGGATTGTGGTTGTGAGTCGACCTTTATACTCAAATCAGGAGCATGACTCGACTCATTGGTTGGAACAGGAGGTGTCTCTGTGTCAGGACCAGAGTAAAAATCTATTACCGGAGAAATCTTTGGCTCAGCCTTCGGTTCTTCTTCGGTCTGGGGCTGAGTCGTTATTGACTCAGATACGGCAGCTTCCTCAGAAGGTTGGACTCGCTCTTCCTTATGCCTCATCTCGGCCAACTGGGCAGCAATTCGGGTACGCTCTCGCTCAACTGTCTCAGGAGAAAGATCCGAGGTAGCGTGTTCCGGTCGTATCACAGGTGATGCTGTCCGAGGCTCTCTATCAGATCTGCTTTCCGTCCGATTTCTGAGGCTTTGCTTATCCGTGCTCTCGGCCCGGCGTGGAACCGATGGCTTCCGATCTTTCCCTGATTGCTGAGTCGCTACCGGAGTTTTCGGCGGTGAAGATTGCTGGCTGGGTTTCGGTGGCCGCTTTTGCGACGGTCGGTCTTGAGATGGCCGGCTCTGTGGCTTGCTCCCACTTTTATTATCGGGGCGCCGACCACGTACTGGTGGACGCTCCATGCGAGTGTTCGACGGACGCTCTCCACGTATCGGACGTTTGCCTTCGCGGCGGTCACTCGCGGGGCGACTACTATCTCTTGTTCGTTGTGGGCGACTATCCCGCCCTCTTGAATCCCGGCCACGTCGTTCTCCACTGATAGGCCGATCATTTCTCGATCTGTGGCTCTGTCCACGTTGTGAACGATCATAGGAACCGCGTTCTCCTTTATTCGATGGCGTGATGCCACGAGCCGTCTTGAATTCAAACGACTCCCCAACAATCACAGCACCAACAGCAGTGCCCCATACATTGAGCAAGGCTCGTCCACGCTCGAAAATGACATCAACCACGACCAGAACGGTGAGTGCACCGAATGCGGCTACCGGGTAGTTGATCGCACCCATTAGCATAGCCAGCATGAACGGCCCCGTAGCAGGAACTGCGACGCCAGAAGCTCCAAACGACAGGACCAGGGCCAGCAGCCCAATCAGAGCATATTCTACAGCCGACAAGGACACGCCTGCCAGTTGTGCTACGAAAATCGCCGCAATCGCTAGATACATAGCAGTGCCGTTGAGATTGATCATCGTTCCCAGTGGCAGAACCAGCGATCCCGCTCGGGCATCAACTTTGTGTTTTTCGATTACACCGTCATAAGTCACTGGGAGGGTCGCCGCCGATGATCCGGTTCCCAGCGCTGTTAGCAGAGCCGAGGACAGATTGCCGGCCAGACGTCCGGGCCATTGACCACCCATGAACTTTAGCATCAAAGGCAGAATAATCAACCCGTGAATGAGAATACCACCCAACAAAGTAAGCCCGAGCATCGCCATGTTACCACCCAATTGGGTAACCGAATTGGGATCGACTGCTACAGCGGAACCAACGAGCACGAAAAGTCCAAGCGGAGCGGCATAGAGCAGTACCGAGACGAGCTTCATAGACGCCTCAGAGATAATCTTGAAAAAGTTGATGACGACTGCCGTCCGTTTGCCCATGGTCACCAATACAGCCCCAAACAGCAGGGCCAGAATGACCAGACCCAGGTACTGTCCCTGTGCAATTGATTGCAGCATATTGGCCGGGGCAAGGGCTGAAAAAACCTCGGGAAGACCGGAGTTCAACGCTTCGGTCATTCTCCCGTAAAGTGGTGCAGTAGTGTGAGAGACATTCTCTCCCGGTCGGACAAAGTAGGCCAGAGCCAGCCCCACACCAACTGCTACGGTCGAACTGGCAAGAAAATAGAGGATGGTTGTCCGCGCGGCACGGCCCAGACGGCGCAGGTCTCCAAGTGAAGAAATGCCAACCACAATCACGGAGATGATCAGGGGAATAAGGATAAGTTTCAGGGCACCCAGAAACAGTTGTCCAATAACTGCGATGGACAACATAAAATCCGGTACAAGATATCCAAGTATCCCTCCAAGAACAGCCCCTACAATCATTGCTGCAACGAGAATCAGGTGAATAGTTCGTGTTGTCATAATACTGTAATTACTTCCTTCTACATTGGCGCTTCTGCTACACGGAATGGGCGGCGGCTTTGGCAGCGGCGACGCCTCGGTTACTAGTGGGCGGTCAGAGCAGGGGGTAATTTCAATGCTGCAAGTGTGTTCGGATTCTCCGGCACCACGATTCTTGCTCTCAAAATGTCCGTGAGGCTATCTGCGCGATTAGTCTTTTGCTTTCTTCTACGTCTTCACCATAAGCTGGAAATCTAACCGTTTTCAGTGTACCTGGCAACTCTTTTTTCTATAGTTGTAACGTAATTTGTTGTACGACAATACAATAACGAATAAAAAGTAGCGACGGACCACATAAGCAGCCGGATGGAGAGGAATAATCCTCTCCATCCGAGGCCGGCTGAGGGGGAAACCGGCCAATTGCTGCGTCCACAACTAAGAAACTTTACGGACACGGCGGCGGGGGTGGCCCACCTGTGAAGATATATGCCACCAGATAGGTCAGGTCTGAAATGTTTGTCGGGCTACCCCCGATAATCAGGCCATCCACATTTGCCTCTTCGGAACATGGGGAAGATAAACCTTCACTAAAAAGATAACTTACAAGCTTTGTGATATCGGTAATATTGACAAGACTGCTTGAGCTGGTGTCGCCGTCAACATTGCCCCGTTGAGCGCAGCAAGCTGTTGCACCACTGCCTTCGACATAAACCGGAATCGTTCGTTGGCCATCAAATGCAACATTCGCTAATATCAAATTGCCTGAGCCGGAATACGAGAACAAAGGACCCGAGTTGATCGGACTGAGTGTACCCAACTCCAGCTGCGGTATTATGAGAACCCGCGTATAGACACCATCCCAATACGCGCTTGTTTCATGCTGGGGGAAATCAAACTCCGGGACAATCTCACCATCAAACAACAGGTGGACTGTCGAAAGGGTCTGAGTGTAGCTTAGCGATATCGTCCCGGCTAGAGTATCCTGCACCATAATGCAGGTATCACCTGCCATTGTAGGTGGTGACGGACCAGACTGAGTATCGCCAATTATAATTCGCAGGAGAAAGACCAGGTCGGCAACCGACAGTGGTATCCCGTCGCAGTTGATATCCGTCTGGGCAATCTGCCACTCTGGAGCGACAATGAAAACCGACAATCCCCATGTGAAGTAGTTAGTAAACAGAATGAAATCCGAAACCTCATAGTACACTCCGTTGACGTTAATATCACCACTATTGCAGCCCATGTTCTCAAGAAGATCGATGCCGCCGTTGTGGAAATCCAGAGTTCGTACGATATTTGGTCCGGTCAGACATGTACTCGGTAATCCTGACATGGTTGGGAATACATCTTCCTGAGTGATGACGGTCCCGGCTGCGTCGTAAACATCCGACGACACAAACATGGAATCGCCGTACCTTGATGACACTGCGTTGTCGCCACAATCATTCCAGAACCAGTTGATCGGTAGAAACATATACTCGTATGCGGGATCAGAGGTGATAACCATCGTCAAACGGGCCAACTCTCCCCCGGTATCGCCGTAACAAGTCGGATGGTTCTCACCGTTGTTGACATCCGCCATCGCGACGATTCGTACCACGCCGGACGGACACCCGGGGATATCGCAGTTACTCGCTGCTCCCTGTCTATAGGTGAAATACTCCCAGTCACAATCGGTGAGTAACTGACCTTGAGTAATCCCCATCAGGGTCATGGTCAGTGCATCGTAACCAATCATTAGGTCAAAACCGGCCATCTCAAATCCGGCCTCGACACTATCGAGTGTGATGGCAATCTCCTCGGTCGTTCCAAGCATGCTTAAGTGCGTCTTTTCAATACTGATTGTGGCTTGCTTCTCCTGATCACTGGAATACGAAATAGATGTATAGAACCAGGTGTCGGCATAATCGGCTGCCTCAACTTCCGTGAGCAAGCCATATCCGGTGTAACTGAAAAGCACTCCGGAATACATGTTCGGCTCACTTCCAGCCTCAGCCAATTCCGGCATTACCATCACTTCTGTCTGTCCACTCTCATGCTTGTACCACCATTGGAAACCGGTGGTTTCAAAGAGAGCCTCGGGAATGATTTCGCCGTCAAAGGTAAGACGTATAGCCGCCAACGAATCAGGCGCGTTGAAACTTACCTGCTTCAATCCCAGGTCATGCAAGATTTCTACCGTATCCACTCCGAACGCGCTCTTTTCGATTGGCGTCGCCGTCCCGATGATGATGCGATACAGATACATGAAATCCTGCAAAGTCAGCATCAAGCCATCGGCGTTAATATCGGTGGTCGCGATCTGAAAGGCAGAATCTACTGTAAACACCTCAGTGCCATAATAGAAGTAGTTTGAGAAGAGAACCAGATCGGCTATTTCATTGGCAATCCCGTTGTAGTTCACATCTCCTCGGCCACTAATGAAATGCCCTCCGGCTACTCGCACTCGACCGTTGTAGAAATCAATGCCCCTCTCTGCGCCCGCAAGACATTCGCTCGGCGCTCCGAAAAACGTTGGGAAAGAAGCATCCTGCGTAATTGGGAAACCAAAGTAATCATATACGTCGTTGCTGACAAACAGGGTGTCGCCGTTTTGCGACGCCGTGGCATTGTCGCCGCAATCATGCCACCACCACTCAATCGGAAAGGTCTGATCCATCAGCGCCGAGTCATTAACCAGTTGAAAGCCAAGTGTCGCCAGCTCCCCGGTACTATCAATCAAACATGAAGGATGGATTTCGCCGTTGTTCAAATCAGCGACGGCCACCACCCTCACGGTACCGTCCGGGCATGGCACTCCGCCGCAATCACCTTCCGGTCCGGCGCGGTAGACAAAATATTCCCAGCCACAGTCATCCAACATCTGCCCAGGCTGGGCATCGATGAATGTCATAGCCGTTTCATCATAGTGAATCAGGAAATCATAGCTCGACCATATTGCGTCCGGAGCCTGTTGCTGGAGATTGATGCCTACTGAAAAATCTTCACCCAACCAGACGCCGGAAACTCCCTGGATCATAACAACAGCATTCTCAGCCAATTCTGGATCGCAGGTCAGCCACGTTCCGCCATTGTAATAGTCTATCCCACGAATTACAGTTGGCGCACTGAGACATTCGCTCGGAGCACCGAAGAAAGTGGGGAAATCCGATTCCTCGGTTATGTCCATTTCGGTAACATCGATAACCCTATCTGAAATCAACAATGAATCGCCAGCCAGGTTAGAGAAAGAATTGTCGCCGCAATCGGTCCAATAGAACCGAATTGGCAGATAGTAACAAGCATAGGTGGGGTTGTTTGTAGTCCGAAAGGTCAGGACCGCCAACTGCCCAGGATTTTCAGCATAGCAAGAAGGATGAATCGGACCATTGGCAATGTCTGCCATGGCTACGATCCGCACGACCCCATCAGGACAAGTCGAATCACCACAATTGGCATCTGGACCCGCACGGAAAGAGAAATACTCCCACTCGCAATCGGTGAGCATCTGCCCCTGTGCGATGTCTAATAATGATAGGCCGCTGTAGTCATAAGCCAGCAACAGGTCGAATCCAACCAACAATTGACCGGGATCAACATCCTCAAAATCTATTGTAATCTGGACGTTCTGACCGAGAGGTACGTCCTCAATATTCTGAATACGTACTGATGTCGCCTGGGCTGGCTGAGACAAACCCGCAGACAGTATAAGCATCAGCAGCAATATCGGCGTCAAGACTCCCATCCTGGTGGGCATAAAACAACCTTTCTTCAACATGTGCGCTACCTCCAATGATTTTGATCGCATCCTATTTGACCATGTAACGCTTAGGCGATATATCGTTTCTCCATTTCTGTTCTGTACGGTCGGGTGGCCTACCGATTACAACGGGTGGTAAGTCCGTCTCGGAGGCGCTAATCCACTGGTCCACCCTGCCGGAGCAGGCAGGGTGGACCACCAGACTCTGCATCTGTACTTTATGGACACGGCGGCGGCGGCGGACCGCCAACAAACATGAAAGCTACCAGATAGGTGACGTCGGCAATATTAATCAAACCGCCGGAGCCTGTCGTTCCGTCCACATTGCCTTCTTCGATACAGGGTGGCAAAGATCCACCAGTGAACAGATACCTTACCAGGTACGTTAGATCCGCCACATCGACCGGCTGACTGGAACCGCCGACTCCATCAACATTTCCGCGATTAAGACAGCACCCCGAGGCTCCCTCCACGCGAATAACGACGGGAATACTCATCAGACCGTCGTACGATACTTCGGCCGACAACAGATGTCCAGTGCCGGTGTATGTAAACAACTCTCCGGCACCAAAATGTGGTACTGTGGAGGAAAGCTGTGGAACCACCAAAACTTTCGTATGCGGAGCAACGTATTCGCCACCGGCATCGTGGTTTGGTAAATCAAAGACGGGTAGTATTGAATCACCGAATGTCATATACACTGCAGCCAGACTGTCGGCATATTCAATAGACACCGTCTGTGCATCAATATCTTGAACAATAACACAAGTATCCACTGTTGGAGAGGGCGGAGAAGGAGGCGCTGGATAGGGCAGAGCGTCACCGATGATGATTCGATACATATAGATCATATCGTCAAGGGTAAGAGGCACCCCGTCGGCATTTACATCGCTGGCCGCAGTCTGAGCCTCTACGTTGATGAAGACACCTAAGCCATAGATGAAGTAGTTCATAAAGAGAACGTAATCGGCGATCTCATTGGCAATTCCGTTGAGATTAATATCGCCGCGATTGTCGATGGAATCCGCGCAAGTAAAATCAAATCCACCATGATAGTAGTCAATCGCCCGCGTCGAATACTTGCCTGGGGCAATCTCTCCAGTGCATTCGTACGGCGCTCCGTAGGTAGTCGGGAACTCACGCTCCTGATTGATCCACCAGGATCCATCAAAGTCATATATTCGATTCGAGACAAAGAGGTTCTCACCCGTCGGCTCGACTGCCACGACATTGTCGCCACAGTCGTACCACAGCCATCGGATCGGGGAGTAGATGCACTCCCATGCAGGATCTGTTGTGGCCAGAAAAGTCACTACGGCCAGCTCGCCCACAGAATCGGCTAGGCAGAGCGGAACATGCGACCCGTTTTCGGTATCGGCTAATCCCACCATCCGTACCACTCCGCTAGGGCAATATCCTTCACCACAACTGGCATTCGCGCTGTACCTATAGGTGAAGTACTCCCATTCACAGTCGACCAACAACTGACCGGGCTGAGCGGACTGGAATGTCGCCGCCGTTGGATTCCATTGGATTAGGAAATCAAAATTGCTAATAGTAAGGTACTCTGTACCCGGCGATAGGGTTTCAAGCGTGATACTGATATCAACCACCTCGCCAGGATCGGTGCCGTGTGTCTTTTCAATCTTTACCGCGCTACGAGCAACAAACGGCGTGTCGACCACCGTCATTTTCAGTCCACCATGATAGAAATCAATCGCTCTGACACGAACGGTGTCATCGAGAGCCGGATCGAGACAACTATCCGGCGCACCGGTGTAGTTCAGGAACGGCAGATCGGCGGTAATATCAGTGCCGTCATATTGGAAAATATTTTGAGACACCAGCATGGTGTCTTCGCCGCCAATAAAACTAACGACATTCTCGTCGCAGTCCGACCAGAAAAACCGGATCGGATAAAATGTATCGAGTTCCCCATTGGTCCGAAAAAGCATTGTGCCCAGTTCGAGAGGGGCATCAATTGGGCACGTCGATTCGCCCGGTATGTCCCACAACTTGAGATGCAACAGCCAGTCGGGGCAATGATCTCCCTCACAATCATGAACAGTCTCGGACCATTCCAAGTAACCCCAATTACACGCCATGGCCAAGTCCCTGAAGGTGCTGCCTGCATAATTTTGCATCTGGTCCTGAGAACCGATACCGATAGTCAGTTCGAGACTGTTGATCTCCCGCCCCGGCTCAAGATATTCCAGGATAACTGGAATCCCTACCGTTGGACCCAGTGGATAGTTCAGTGATGTGTCGATCCTGAATACCGCCGCCGGTGATTGCGCCGACGCAGTCGCAACACAAACCAATAACACTACCGCAACGGTCAGGATTGATGCTGTTCTTGATACGAAATCACATCGTTTTGACATAATCTCTCCTTTCCACAAGTTATCGGACTAGATTGTCAACAACGATAGCTAAGATGCAATAAGCAGTATTTGAAACCTTACTAAAGGATCAGAACTTCTGTGTGATGTAGATATATAGTTCGTGAGGCGTGTAATGTCAAGGGCTATTTCGCGATCACCGTTGACTTTATTGATACCCGCACCTATTATTATATAGTGTAGAAATTATTGTGCAGGAAGTTTTTATGAGAACAATACTTATATCTGTTTTTCTGATAGCTCTGATCTCGACAGGAGTTGTTTCCCCAAACAGCGTCGGGACGAATGGCTCCTCTCCATTTTGGAACCTTGTTCCCATCCTTCGCGATTCGGCCGACGTTGACTCTACCGACGAAGTCGAGCCGGTTGTTGAGGAGACCCAGGACTCAGTGACGATGGACATCTTTGTCGGCTTTTTCAGTCCTTACGCTACCCTCAGTAGTGAGTTTGACGGCAGTAGCGCGGAACGGGAGGACGCCCACGACATTATGGTACCCGATATACACGGCGAGTCAGGTTGGGGTGTGACAGTTGGTTTTCGCGAAGTAAGGAACGAGACAGCATCGATAATAGCGGAAGTGAGCTATTACCGAGCGCAGCATGATTACTCCTGGCGGGGCGAGAATGGCAAAGCAGTTTTGAGTGGCGTAGGTGGCACCTTCGTTGGGTCCTATTCCAAATATACGATTCAACCGCTCTTTTTCCTTGGCGCATCAATTCTGCAACTGAGGCTTGATTACGGAGCGATAGACAATCTTGGTAACCGTAAACGGACCGTCTATTCGGGCGTGGCAACCAACACGGGGGTTGGTTTCAATTTAACCGTAAGCCGACATTTATGGTTCAGCAGTCGTATTGCATATCGCCGCTACTGGTTCTACAGCATTGAGCTTGGTGAAGATTTTCACTCTATCGAGAACCGCAAACCGGACGGCCTCTGGCTTACGGTTGGTTTGTATTCAGGCGTTGGGGTGAAGTAGGGGCGTGACTTGCTCCCATTAGAAAGCGACGTTTGATTTCGGTACCCCGCCCAGAGCCGAAGGCGTCGAGTGGGATAATCTCCCCCCACCCAGAGGATAAAACCTGTCTCTCAAGCAAAGTGGCGTTGCCACTCTCAAGAAAAGTCGCTTGCGACCAATTGTGATTGTCAGATCTTAACCTACACAATATATTGAACCGGCATGGATATATTTGAGAGCAAAGATCAACCCGACGGACAAGCACGCGAAGATATTCGCCCCCTCGCCGACCGTCTGCGGCCGAAATCATTCGATGAGTTTGTCGGTCAAGCCAAAATCGTCGGTGAAGGCACTCCCCTTCGCAAAGCCATCGAAGTCGACAATATCTACTCCATGGTTTTCTGGGGACCACCCGGCACCGGTAAAACGACTCTGGCCCGTCTGATCGCGCTCATGACGAACGGTCAGTTCATCCCCTTCTCAGCCGTTTCGTCATCAATTAAAGATGTCAAAGCGGTTATATCCAAAGCGGGCAATTATTATCGTATGAGTGGACGACGCACCTATATCTTCATCGATGAAATCCACCGTTTTAACAAAGCCCAGCAGGATGCGTTTCTTCCTTATGTCGAAAAGGGGGACATTATTCTGATCGGAGCTACGACCGAGAACCCATCGTTTGAAGTCAACTCCGCGCTGCTATCCCGGATGAGGGTCTATGTCCTGGAACGGTTGCAGCCGGAAGATTTGACCACATTGGTACAACGCGCGATTACCGACCGGGAAAATGGCCTGGGCGAAATGAATCTTCAACTTGACGATGATGCTATGGAGTTTCTTGCCGCTGCTGCTGATGGCGATGCTCGCCGTGCCCTGGCATTGATCGAAGCAACCTCGGAGTTTGTAGGCAAGGAAGGAACTGTCACAGCGGATGTTCTGAAGGAAGTGCACCAGAAAGGGGCGCTGGTTTATGACAAGGCGGGCGAGGAGCACTACAATCTGATCTCAGCGTTGCATAAGTCTATCAGGGGAAGTGACCCCGATGCATCGTTGTACTGGCTGGCGCGTATGCTCGATTCGGGCGAGGAACCGCTGTACGTTTTGCGGCGGTTGATTCGGTTCGCCACTGAGGATATTGGTCTGGCTGATCCTTATGCTCTGACACTTACTCTCAATGCTCGCGACACATATCACTTTCTCGGTTCTCCTGAGGGAGAACTGGCTATCGCGATGGCTGTCGTTTATATGGCCTGTGCTCCGAAATCAAACTCAATCTATTCGGCTTTCAGCCGCGCTCAGAATGACGCTCGCAACCGGGGCTCACTGCCTGTGCCGCTCCATATTCGCAATGCCCCGACTGACTTGATGAAGGACCTTGAGTACGGCAAGGGTTACAAGTATGCCCATGATTACGAAGGCGGTCTAACCGATCAGGAACATCTGCCCGAGGAACTTGTTGGCACCGAATACTATCATCCCACTCAGACTGGACGCGAAGCCCGGATGGCTGAATACCTTGAGAAATTCCGTCAACACCGCAAGGGCCACAAATAGCGAGCTATTAGCACTGATAATCAGGATAATCGTCCCCAAAAAAGAGTCCATCAGGACAGAAAAATTCGCTTGCCACTCAGATTATCGTACGCAATATATTGTTAGAACTGTTCTGCGATTGGAACTGCTGGTGTAAGAGGACGAAGCTATGCAATGCACACAGTGCGGATGTGAGATAGATGGACGAGGTCGCCGGGAAGGGGGACAAGTATTCTGCTCTCTGGAATGCTCCTATGCCGCCGAAGGACTTGATACCGACGAAGAAGAAGGATATTTCGAGGAAGAACCGGTTGATTTTCACTGCGAAGAAGATGAAGAGTAGCCGCGTCGAACGTCGATAACCATCTTAACCCCCGACTCGCAGGGTCGTTTGGGAAATGGCTGAAGCTTAGGACCTGACATTTTAATTATCTCAAGACTAATCTCTATCAGGAAAATGTCGACAACTCTGTTTGAGAGTATCTAATCGGGGCATAACGATGACTTCGGAGGTTACACAAATGCGTTGTGAAGAGTGTGGCTACGGTATCTCAGACCAGCCTTATTATCAGGATGGTCTCACCTTCTGTTCCCAACAATGCGCCGAAACCGCTAACGAACTGAATCTGAATGGTGACGATTATTTGAAGGATAATGACGAATTGGCTCCCGAAGATATGCTCGAAGAACTCGGAATTGAAAGCCTGATAAGTTGAGAAGATCAGCCTGTGGGCGTGTTCCTGTTTAATCTCTGGAAATCTTGAGAATCTTGTACTCGATCGTTCCGGCGGGGACTTTGACCTTCACGACGTCTCCCTCGGCTTTACCCAGAAGCGCAGCACCAATAGGTGACTTGACCGAAATCACATCGTTATCAATATCGGTCTCATCCGGCGGGGCTATCGTGTACTCGATTTCCTCGTCGTCGTCGGTATCCTGCACCAGCACTCTGGCAAAGAGATAGACTTTGTCCGAGGGAATGGCATCTGTATCCAGCACCTGCACCTGGGCCAGTTTGAATTCCAGATCGGCGATTTTTCGCTCGATATGTGTCTGAGCCTCTTTGGCGGCGTGGTATTCGGCATTCTCAGATAGATCACCCATTTCCATACAGCGTTTGATCTCGGCCACAATCTTGGGGCGTTCTTTGTACCTGAGGCGTTTGTACTCTTCCTCAGCCTTGCGAATACCTTCTTTTGACATGTACAATGGTCCACTCATAAGACGCTTACAATAATCAATAAATCTCTTTCTGACAAGGACAGAAACCGACGCCTTGACAATACGCACAATTCCGCCTATATTGTCAAAAGTGGGATTGTGGGGTGGACGGGGTAGTCGCCAGGCGACAACTCACCCATAGTTCCAGGTAAGAAAAACACACTTGACTTAATATACAACTTCTTCGCAAGGGAGAATTGATATGTCCCGATTGCATACTACTCAGATTATTGTACTAGCCTTAGCCGCTGTGATTATGATTGGCGGCTCGGTTTCCGCTCAGTTCATGGGGTCCTATCCGATCGATAACGATATCGATGTTTCCCCTGGGATGAGAATTGAAGTAGCTTTCGTTGACTCTATTCAACCCGGGTCAATCCGGGAGGAAACATTCCTGGTTCATGGCAGCATCTCTGGTCATATCTCTGGGTCTGTCTGGCATGATTGGGAAAATCCTGAACCTCTTGATTATGAAGTAGCGTATTTCTATCCAGCCTCAGATTATGCGCCGGGCGAGGTGGTAACCGTCGTACTCACAGAAGACATCTGGACTTATGATTATGGGCGGATTGATCCGGTAGTGTTTTCTTTCACGATCGGAAGTGACGGAGGTGGTCCGAGCATATATGAGATTGACACATCATA is a window from the Candidatus Zixiibacteriota bacterium genome containing:
- a CDS encoding M48 family metalloprotease, coding for MNTLKVFALMLTMLLLFAGVGYMVGGQSGMMMAFGLAVVMNFFSYWFSDKIVIKMYKAREIKEQDHPLLYRVVRRVQTASDIPMPRIYIVPSKAPNAFATGRNVDHAAVAVTEGMLEMLNETELEGVIAHEFAHIINKDMLIGTLVATFAGAISILATMARWGAILGGHGRNDNRGGGLIGLLAAAIVAPLAA
- a CDS encoding cation:dicarboxylase symporter family transporter gives rise to the protein MTTRTIHLILVAAMIVGAVLGGILGYLVPDFMLSIAVIGQLFLGALKLILIPLIISVIVVGISSLGDLRRLGRAARTTILYFLASSTVAVGVGLALAYFVRPGENVSHTTAPLYGRMTEALNSGLPEVFSALAPANMLQSIAQGQYLGLVILALLFGAVLVTMGKRTAVVINFFKIISEASMKLVSVLLYAAPLGLFVLVGSAVAVDPNSVTQLGGNMAMLGLTLLGGILIHGLIILPLMLKFMGGQWPGRLAGNLSSALLTALGTGSSAATLPVTYDGVIEKHKVDARAGSLVLPLGTMINLNGTAMYLAIAAIFVAQLAGVSLSAVEYALIGLLALVLSFGASGVAVPATGPFMLAMLMGAINYPVAAFGALTVLVVVDVIFERGRALLNVWGTAVGAVIVGESFEFKTARGITPSNKGERGSYDRSQRGQSHRSRNDRPISGERRGRDSRGRDSRPQRTRDSSRPASDRREGKRPIRGERPSNTRMERPPVRGRRPDNKSGSKPQSRPSQDRPSQKRPPKPSQQSSPPKTPVATQQSGKDRKPSVPRRAESTDKQSLRNRTESRSDREPRTASPVIRPEHATSDLSPETVERERTRIAAQLAEMRHKEERVQPSEEAAVSESITTQPQTEEEPKAEPKISPVIDFYSGPDTETPPVPTNESSHAPDLSIKVDSQPQSGAGEHSQPDPVNSVKVETRTIEAAPIEVEKQVENNLPDSDDKAEEPKKAAPEPAATFGRSRTRRGPARTSKPDSKSETDKPPLPAYNTENISFGRSKRKRTR
- a CDS encoding dockerin type I repeat-containing protein yields the protein MSKRCDFVSRTASILTVAVVLLVCVATASAQSPAAVFRIDTSLNYPLGPTVGIPVILEYLEPGREINSLELTIGIGSQDQMQNYAGSTFRDLAMACNWGYLEWSETVHDCEGDHCPDWLLHLKLWDIPGESTCPIDAPLELGTMLFRTNGELDTFYPIRFFWSDCDENVVSFIGGEDTMLVSQNIFQYDGTDITADLPFLNYTGAPDSCLDPALDDTVRVRAIDFYHGGLKMTVVDTPFVARSAVKIEKTHGTDPGEVVDISITLETLSPGTEYLTISNFDFLIQWNPTAATFQSAQPGQLLVDCEWEYFTYRYSANASCGEGYCPSGVVRMVGLADTENGSHVPLCLADSVGELAVVTFLATTDPAWECIYSPIRWLWYDCGDNVVAVEPTGENLFVSNRIYDFDGSWWINQEREFPTTYGAPYECTGEIAPGKYSTRAIDYYHGGFDFTCADSIDNRGDINLNGIANEIADYVLFMNYFIYGLGVFINVEAQTAASDVNADGVPLTLDDMIYMYRIIIGDALPYPAPPSPPSPTVDTCVIVQDIDAQTVSIEYADSLAAVYMTFGDSILPVFDLPNHDAGGEYVAPHTKVLVVPQLSSTVPHFGAGELFTYTGTGHLLSAEVSYDGLMSIPVVIRVEGASGCCLNRGNVDGVGGSSQPVDVADLTYLVRYLFTGGSLPPCIEEGNVDGTTGSGGLINIADVTYLVAFMFVGGPPPPPCP
- a CDS encoding replication-associated recombination protein A, which produces MDIFESKDQPDGQAREDIRPLADRLRPKSFDEFVGQAKIVGEGTPLRKAIEVDNIYSMVFWGPPGTGKTTLARLIALMTNGQFIPFSAVSSSIKDVKAVISKAGNYYRMSGRRTYIFIDEIHRFNKAQQDAFLPYVEKGDIILIGATTENPSFEVNSALLSRMRVYVLERLQPEDLTTLVQRAITDRENGLGEMNLQLDDDAMEFLAAAADGDARRALALIEATSEFVGKEGTVTADVLKEVHQKGALVYDKAGEEHYNLISALHKSIRGSDPDASLYWLARMLDSGEEPLYVLRRLIRFATEDIGLADPYALTLTLNARDTYHFLGSPEGELAIAMAVVYMACAPKSNSIYSAFSRAQNDARNRGSLPVPLHIRNAPTDLMKDLEYGKGYKYAHDYEGGLTDQEHLPEELVGTEYYHPTQTGREARMAEYLEKFRQHRKGHK